A portion of the Bacillus sp. es.034 genome contains these proteins:
- a CDS encoding sporulation protein, with amino-acid sequence MFSKLMCRFGIGATKIDVVLNKKEFRPGDVIKGEYELTGGRVEQKLKRIETDLLQYDDKRSSVLHQNTILSSSTMKANEQRTIHFSCRLSDAFPPSSEKVSYKFVTRLVFDDGVNSVDHDEFQILV; translated from the coding sequence ATGTTTAGCAAACTGATGTGCAGGTTCGGAATTGGAGCTACAAAGATTGATGTGGTATTGAATAAGAAGGAGTTTCGACCAGGAGATGTCATCAAGGGTGAATATGAACTCACCGGCGGTCGGGTAGAGCAGAAATTAAAGAGGATTGAGACAGATCTTTTACAATATGATGATAAACGTTCTTCTGTTCTTCATCAGAATACCATATTAAGCTCATCAACGATGAAAGCAAACGAACAACGCACCATTCACTTTTCGTGCAGACTTTCCGATGCATTTCCACCAAGCAGTGAGAAGGTTTCTTATAAGTTCGTCACCCGACTTGTCTTTGACGATGGTGTCAACAGCGTCGATCACGATGAATTTCAGATTCTAGTATAA